The sequence GGGTCTCAAGGATTTTCACGCCCGCTATTACCACCCGAGCAATGCCTGGTTCTACACCTACGGCAACCTGCCGCTGGAGGGGCACTTGGAAGCCATCGAGCAGCAGGCGCTGCGGGGTTTCGACACCCGCCCGGTGGACAGCGAGGTCCCTCCCGAGGTCCGCCTCGACGCCCCACGCCGGGTGGTCGAAACCTTCCCCCTCGACCCCGGGGAGCCGACCGCGGGCAAATCGATGGTACAGGTGGCCTGGCTCGCCTGCGACGTCACCGACAGCTTCGAGCGTCTCGCCCTGAGCCTGCTCTCCTCCCTGCTCCTCGGCAACCCGGCCGCACCGCTCCACAAAGCACTGCTCGACTCGAAACTGGGCAGCAACCTCGCCCCAGGCACCGGCTACCAGGAGGAGAACCGCACCACCTACTTTGCCGCCGGTCTGCAGGGGACCGAGCCGGAGCAGGCCGAGGCGATCGAACAGTTGATCCTCGCCACCCTGGAAGAGGTCGTCCGCAGCGGCTTTTCGCCGGAGCGAATCGAGGCGGCGATCCATCGCCTCGAGTTCTCACACCGGGAGGTCGCAGGGGACCATTATCCCTACCCCCTCGGCCTGCTGATGCGCCTGATCGGCCCCTGGCTGCACGGCGACGATCCCGTCTCGCCCCTGCGACTGGATGAAAATCTCGGCCGTCTGCGCACCGAACTCGCCGCCGGCCCCTTTTTCGAAAACCTCATCCGCCGCCACCTGCTCGCCAATCCGCACCGGGTGACCTTGACCCTGCATCCCGACCCGGCCCAGGGGGCGAGGGAGGAGCAGGCGACGGCCGAACGGCTGGAGCGGATCAAGGCCGGCCTCGATGAGGTGCAAAAGCTGCGTATCGTCGAGCAGGCGCAGGAGCTGAAGGCGGCGCAGGAGGCCCGCGACGATCTCTCCTGCCTGCCGACCCTGCAGCGCGCGGACATTCCGGTGACCGAACCGGAAGTCCCCTCGGCCTTCAGCCGGGAGGTCGATCGCGAGGTCCAGTGGTTCGACCAGCCGACCAACGGCATCGGCTACTTCACCGCCCACCTGCCGGTCGACGGCCTGCCGGAGGAATTGCTCCCCTGCGTGCCGCTCTTCTGCGCCCTGCTCACCCAGGTCGGCGCCGCCGGCCACAGCTACCTGGCAATGGCCGAACGGATGGAGGCCGGCACCGGCGGCATCCAGGCCGGCACCGAAATCCTCGAAGACCCCCAATCCCTCGAGGGCTTCCGGGCCGTGGTCGAGATCAAGGGGAAGGCACTGGTGCGCAACCAGCAGAAACTCTTCGGCATCCTTGCCGACCTCTGCGTTGGCCCCGACTTTACCGACCTCGCCCGCCTGCACACCGTCGTCAACCAGGTCAGGGCCAACCTGGACAACTCCATCCCCGGTTCCGGCCACAGCTACGCCGCCCGCGCCGCCGCCGGACGACTGACTCCGGCGGGACGATTGCGCGAGACCTGGGGCGGACTGCAGCTCATCCGCTTCGTGCGCCAACTGGCCGGCCGGCCGGCCGACGAACTCGGCCCGCTGGCGGAAAAGCTGCAGGAAATCGCCCGGCTGCTTTTCGCCCGGCAGCGTCTCGCCTGTGCCGTCACCGGGGAAGAGCGCCAATTTTCTCCGGTGCGCGACGCCCTGGGCCCCTACCTGACCAGACTGCCGACGATAGCCGCCGGGCCGGCGGCGCGGAAACCCTTCGCTGCCATCCC comes from Desulfuromonadales bacterium and encodes:
- a CDS encoding insulinase family protein, with the translated sequence MPIETGRSLHGFTVTDVVPLSELNTTLIRLRHDRTGARMVHLATEDPNNLFAVGFRTPPADSTGVAHILEHTALCGSRRYPVRDPFFSMLKRSLNTFMNAMTSSDWTFYPFASQNAKDFSNLMGIYLDAVFFPLLRERDFRQEGHRLEFTDPNDPASPLVFKGVVYNEMKGAMASPSSLLSRRLGRALYPTTTYHHNSGGEPTDIPDLTWEGLKDFHARYYHPSNAWFYTYGNLPLEGHLEAIEQQALRGFDTRPVDSEVPPEVRLDAPRRVVETFPLDPGEPTAGKSMVQVAWLACDVTDSFERLALSLLSSLLLGNPAAPLHKALLDSKLGSNLAPGTGYQEENRTTYFAAGLQGTEPEQAEAIEQLILATLEEVVRSGFSPERIEAAIHRLEFSHREVAGDHYPYPLGLLMRLIGPWLHGDDPVSPLRLDENLGRLRTELAAGPFFENLIRRHLLANPHRVTLTLHPDPAQGAREEQATAERLERIKAGLDEVQKLRIVEQAQELKAAQEARDDLSCLPTLQRADIPVTEPEVPSAFSREVDREVQWFDQPTNGIGYFTAHLPVDGLPEELLPCVPLFCALLTQVGAAGHSYLAMAERMEAGTGGIQAGTEILEDPQSLEGFRAVVEIKGKALVRNQQKLFGILADLCVGPDFTDLARLHTVVNQVRANLDNSIPGSGHSYAARAAAGRLTPAGRLRETWGGLQLIRFVRQLAGRPADELGPLAEKLQEIARLLFARQRLACAVTGEERQFSPVRDALGPYLTRLPTIAAGPAARKPFAAIPARLGWTSSVPVAYVTRVFRTVPFTHRDTPPLLVLAKLLRAGFLHREIREKGGAYGGLASCNPEAGTFSLLSYRDPQLARTLRVYDEAAQWAAGGAFTDEEIDEAVLAVFSDLDRPLSPGGRGHREFANTRQGLTRQMRQSLREGVLAATREDLQRVAQDYLVAGREESAVSVIAGEEALQKANAELAGEGLEIERI